Below is a genomic region from Candidatus Desulfatibia profunda.
GCCTTTTTTTGGCCGCCCCGGTTCAAAGAATATTTCCGATATTCCTCAGCCCTTTGGAATTTGCACTACTGTAAGGTCATAGCCGCTATGTTGCAGTTCAAATGAAGATTTTTCTTGCTTAAATCCCTCATATCAAGTATATATATTTAACATTTATGTTAATTAGGCATACTTGATGAGATACTTTCAATTACGAAATATAGAAAAACTGTATTTTGGTTATGAGGATATTGCCCGTACGCTAGGCATCTCGCAAAACTCTGCCAAAATTACGGCTCATCGCTATGTAAAGCAGGACATGCTCATCCGGGTAAAGCGAAATATCTACATGCTCAAAGATAGATGGACGGGCCTTGATCGTGAACGGAAATTTATCATTGCGAATATCTTACAGGTGCCGTCCTACATCTCGCTGATGACCGCTCTGGACTACTATGAAATAACGACCCAAATGCAGCGTGACTTTATCGAATCCGTCGCAGTTAAACGCACTGTCAGAAAAAAAATCGAGCAAGCTGTTTTCAACTATACAAAAATCAGCACAAACGTATATCGCGGATTTCTTAAAAAGCAGGGGTTCTTTATTGCAGAGCCTGAAAAAGCTTTTTTGGATGCTGTCTATCTAATATCCTTGGGTCGCTATAATCTGGATATGCCCTCTATTGATCTTAGCAAACTTGATGCCGAAAAGATCGAGCACATGGCGCGGACGTTTCCTTTGCAAACCCAAAACTTTTTAGCCAAACATGAATATTTTCGAAAAGCATGAAATCTTTGAGATCGAGGTTCTGGAAAAGCTGAAAAACGCCCGGCTGCTAGATCCCCTTGTTTTCGGCGGCGGCACCATGCTCCGGCTCTGCCACGAGATGAAACGCTATTCGGTTGACCTGGACTTTTGGCGGATAAAAGACACCGATGAAAACATCCTTTTCGACAAACTCCAGGATCTTTTGCAAAAGGACTACGACATCACGGACGCGCAAATGAAACATTTTACCATTTTGCTCGAAATCCGTTCAGGGGGTTTTCCAAAGCGATTGAAAATTGAAATTAGAAAGGAAATTAGCGACTGGGATTTCCAGGAAAAGATAGCCTATTCAAAGTTCAGTACAAAACAAGTTGTTCTGAAAGCGCATACCCTGGAACAAACCATGAAAAATAAAATTGCTGCATTATTAGAAAGAGGCGAAGTCCGTGACGGGTTTGATATTGAATTTCTGTTGCGACAGGGCATTGCGCTGCCGGACCTTTCTATTGAAGACAAAACGAGAATTATCGCCAGATTGAACGGCTTTAAAGATAACGACTTTAAAGTAAAATTAGGTTCGGTTTTAGAAAGCGATATTCGAGCCTATTACATCGAGAACCAATTTAACTATCTCAGACAAAAACTTGAGTCAGAGAATTCATTGACTTAAGCAGCCTACGTGAACAGTAATCATC
It encodes:
- a CDS encoding nucleotidyl transferase AbiEii/AbiGii toxin family protein, encoding MNIFEKHEIFEIEVLEKLKNARLLDPLVFGGGTMLRLCHEMKRYSVDLDFWRIKDTDENILFDKLQDLLQKDYDITDAQMKHFTILLEIRSGGFPKRLKIEIRKEISDWDFQEKIAYSKFSTKQVVLKAHTLEQTMKNKIAALLERGEVRDGFDIEFLLRQGIALPDLSIEDKTRIIARLNGFKDNDFKVKLGSVLESDIRAYYIENQFNYLRQKLESENSLT